One Defluviimonas sp. SAOS-178_SWC DNA window includes the following coding sequences:
- a CDS encoding heparinase II/III family protein — protein MHRLHARLAALARSATGFVSQPEPKTIGSFARGKQLTAGNFLFAGFLIEAKGKSIWDLPIPDPRFEEEIHGSAWLDDLAAVADGPARERAQDWVFDWIRRYGRGGGPGWTPDLTGRRLIRWINHAILLLNGRDRAQSDAYFRSLGRQTIFLARRWKTAAPGLPRFEALTGLVYAGLALTGMERHVGPAAAALARECAREIDAEGGIPTRNPEELLEVFTLLTWAAEALSDAGRSPQATHLDAIDRIAPTLRALRHADGGLARFHGGGRGLEGRLDQALATVGGRALTAHGLAMGYARLAAGRTTIIVDAAPPPTGRASSNAHASTLAMELTSGRRPVVVNCGSGASFGPDWRRAGRATPSHSTLCIQGFSSSRLGAGGVLPASPRGQFTDVPDQVWAQPEDDSAGHRLMAGHNGYVPTHGLTHIRNLMLSIDGRALAGEDTLGAMTVADRRRFETIMERSKHQGVPFSLRFHLHPDVDAAIDLGGTAVSLALKSGEIWVFRHDGVGELTLEPSVYLETGRLKPRAAKQIVLSAHVLDYACQLGWTLAKAQDTPSAIRDTLRDDDALPK, from the coding sequence ATGCACCGGCTGCACGCGCGGCTGGCGGCATTGGCGCGGTCCGCGACCGGCTTCGTCAGCCAGCCTGAGCCGAAGACCATCGGCTCCTTCGCCCGCGGCAAGCAACTGACCGCCGGCAATTTCCTCTTCGCCGGGTTTCTGATCGAGGCCAAGGGCAAGTCGATCTGGGACTTGCCGATCCCCGATCCCCGCTTCGAGGAGGAGATCCACGGCTCCGCCTGGCTCGATGATCTCGCCGCCGTCGCCGACGGGCCGGCGCGGGAAAGGGCGCAGGACTGGGTCTTCGACTGGATCCGGCGCTACGGGCGTGGCGGCGGGCCGGGCTGGACGCCCGACCTGACCGGGCGGCGGCTCATCCGTTGGATCAACCACGCGATCCTGCTTCTGAACGGCCGCGACCGGGCGCAGTCGGACGCCTACTTCCGCAGCCTCGGCCGCCAGACCATCTTCCTCGCCCGGCGCTGGAAAACGGCCGCGCCCGGATTGCCGCGGTTCGAGGCCTTGACCGGCCTTGTCTATGCCGGCCTCGCGCTGACGGGGATGGAGCGTCATGTCGGCCCCGCCGCCGCGGCTTTGGCCAGGGAATGCGCGCGCGAGATCGATGCCGAGGGCGGCATCCCGACGCGGAATCCCGAGGAACTGCTTGAGGTCTTCACGCTTCTCACCTGGGCGGCGGAGGCGCTGTCCGACGCGGGACGGAGCCCGCAGGCTACCCATCTCGACGCGATCGACCGCATCGCGCCCACGCTGCGCGCCCTCCGCCATGCCGATGGCGGGCTCGCGCGGTTCCACGGCGGGGGCAGGGGGCTTGAAGGGCGGCTCGATCAGGCGCTGGCGACGGTGGGCGGCCGGGCGCTGACGGCGCATGGCCTCGCGATGGGGTACGCCCGGCTTGCGGCGGGCCGCACCACGATCATCGTCGATGCCGCCCCTCCGCCCACGGGGCGCGCCTCGTCGAACGCCCATGCCTCGACCCTGGCGATGGAACTGACCTCGGGGCGCCGACCCGTCGTTGTCAACTGCGGTTCGGGCGCGAGCTTCGGGCCTGACTGGCGAAGGGCGGGGCGGGCGACGCCCTCGCATTCGACACTCTGCATCCAGGGCTTTTCGTCCTCCCGCCTCGGCGCCGGCGGGGTGCTGCCCGCCTCGCCGCGCGGCCAGTTCACCGACGTGCCCGATCAGGTTTGGGCCCAGCCCGAGGATGACAGCGCCGGCCACCGGCTCATGGCCGGGCATAACGGCTATGTCCCGACCCACGGGTTGACCCATATCCGAAACCTGATGCTCTCCATCGACGGACGGGCGCTGGCGGGCGAGGACACGCTTGGCGCGATGACGGTCGCCGACCGGCGGCGGTTCGAGACGATCATGGAGCGATCGAAACATCAGGGCGTGCCCTTCTCGCTCCGCTTCCACCTGCATCCCGATGTCGATGCCGCCATAGACCTCGGCGGCACGGCGGTGTCGCTGGCGCTGAAGTCGGGCGAGATCTGGGTTTTCCGCCATGACGGGGTAGGGGAGTTGACGCTCGAACCCTCGGTCTATCTCGAAACCGGGCGGTTGAAGCCGCGCGCGGCGAAACAGATCGTCCTTTCGGCCCATGTCCTCGATTATGCATGCCAGTTGGGCTGGACCTTGGCCAAGGCACAGGATACCCCCTCGGCCATCCGAGATACGCTTCGCGATGACGATGCGCTGCCCAAGTAG
- a CDS encoding RsmB/NOP family class I SAM-dependent RNA methyltransferase gives MVRDETARGVAARLVTGVLEDRAPLSDQVARGALSGLAPPDRARAQRLALATLRNLGRADAVLKPFLRKSPPPFVRTILRVSVTEIFAEKAAAHGVVSEAVSLTRASGRKAEGFAGMVNAVLRRVSETPVENWAALPADPLPGWLRGRLMSAWGKAATMAMEAAQAKGAPIDLTPKDGNAAALAARLGGEALPTGSVRLHGAGQVSDLAGYAEGDWWVQDAAAALAAKVLAPRPGERVLDLCAAPGGKTLQLAAAGAEVTALDLSEARMERVRENLARCRLAAEVVVADALTWDGAGGFDAVLLDAPCSATGTIRRHPDLPYVRDPAALKEIAALQAALVDRALTRLRLGGRLVFATCSLLPEEGERQVSAALSRHPGLAVERGALDLPGIESGWITGEGGLRLRPDYWPERGGMDGFFIACLRLANA, from the coding sequence ATGGTCAGGGACGAGACGGCGCGGGGTGTCGCGGCGCGACTGGTGACGGGGGTCCTCGAGGATCGCGCGCCGCTCTCCGATCAGGTCGCGCGCGGGGCGCTTTCCGGGTTGGCACCACCCGACCGGGCGCGGGCGCAGCGCCTTGCCCTGGCGACGCTGCGAAATCTCGGACGCGCCGATGCGGTCCTGAAACCCTTCCTCCGGAAATCCCCGCCGCCCTTCGTTCGCACGATCCTGCGCGTTTCCGTCACCGAGATCTTCGCCGAAAAAGCCGCCGCGCACGGCGTCGTCAGCGAGGCCGTCAGCCTCACCCGTGCGTCGGGCCGGAAGGCGGAGGGTTTCGCGGGCATGGTCAACGCCGTGCTTCGCCGCGTCTCCGAGACGCCGGTTGAAAACTGGGCGGCGCTGCCGGCCGATCCGCTGCCCGGCTGGCTCCGGGGCCGGTTGATGTCCGCCTGGGGCAAGGCCGCGACGATGGCGATGGAAGCCGCGCAGGCGAAGGGGGCGCCCATCGACCTCACGCCGAAGGACGGCAACGCGGCGGCGCTCGCCGCCCGCCTCGGGGGCGAGGCGCTGCCCACCGGATCGGTCCGGCTTCATGGCGCCGGCCAGGTTTCCGATCTTGCCGGCTATGCCGAGGGCGACTGGTGGGTGCAGGACGCTGCCGCCGCCCTTGCTGCGAAGGTGCTGGCGCCGCGCCCCGGCGAGCGGGTACTCGACCTCTGCGCCGCGCCGGGCGGCAAGACGCTGCAACTCGCCGCCGCCGGCGCCGAGGTGACCGCGCTCGACCTCTCCGAGGCACGGATGGAGCGGGTGCGCGAAAACCTCGCGCGCTGCCGGCTTGCCGCCGAGGTGGTCGTGGCAGACGCGCTGACATGGGACGGGGCCGGAGGGTTCGACGCCGTCCTCCTCGACGCGCCCTGTTCGGCGACCGGAACGATCCGCAGGCATCCCGACCTGCCCTACGTCCGCGACCCCGCCGCGCTGAAGGAGATCGCCGCCCTTCAAGCGGCCCTTGTTGACCGGGCGCTCACCCGCCTTCGCCTTGGCGGCCGGCTGGTCTTCGCGACCTGTTCGCTTCTGCCCGAGGAGGGGGAGCGGCAGGTTTCCGCCGCCCTCTCACGCCATCCCGGCCTTGCCGTTGAGCGCGGCGCGCTCGATCTGCCCGGAATCGAATCCGGCTGGATCACGGGCGAAGGCGGCCTCCGGCTTCGCCCCGATTACTGGCCGGAGCGCGGCGGCATGGACGGATTCTTCATCGCCTGCCTTCGCCTGGCCAATGCCTGA